Proteins encoded within one genomic window of Panicum virgatum strain AP13 chromosome 1N, P.virgatum_v5, whole genome shotgun sequence:
- the LOC120653369 gene encoding uncharacterized protein LOC120653369 codes for MVRAQSDADDAGWSSAEEAARPDAEEVAGRGSVGDAGRGGAEDSARPEAGEGGLTGGAASERPAGQMEEEVPAPERTGARNEEAAAAAAAQTAPVNEVPALEMPVVEMTEMRAPVWLEDLREVAPNAAPGADGPFADIASTSEGGLGDGPSEGSGQGANWAIIQPEVPSDFVRAEREEDALGRHSLTSAPRSRSISLVPCSFSRR; via the coding sequence ATGGTCCGAGCGCAATCGGACGCGGACGACGCCGGTTGGAGCAGCGCAGAGGAGGCTGCCCGGCCGGATGCGGAGGAAGTAGCTGGCCGGGGCAGCGTGGGAGatgccggccggggcggcgcggaagATTCTGCCCGGCCGGAAGCCGGGGAAGGAGGGTTGACCGGCGGGGCCGCGTCTGAGCGGCCTGCCGGCCAGATGGAGGAAGAGGTCCCTGCCCCAGAGCGCACGGGGGCCAGGAacgaggaggccgcggcggcggcggcggcgcagacggCGCCGGTGAATGAGGTGCCGGCGTTGGAGATGCCGGTGGTGGAGATGACGGAGATGAGGGCGCCGGTGTGGCTCGAGGACCTGAGGGAGGTCGCCCCGAACGCTGCACCCGGCGCTGACGGCCCGTTCGCCGACATCGCCTCTACCTCCGAGGGTGGCCTCGGTGACGGACCGTCCGAGGGGTCCGGTCAGGGGGCCAACTGGGCGATTATCCAGCCCGAGGTCCCCTCGGATTTTGTCCGCGCCGAGCGGGAGGAGGATGCGCTTGGCAGGCACAGCTTAACGTCAGCGCCGAGATCGAGATCAATATCGCTCGTGCCTTGCAGCTTCTCAAGGAGATGA